A region of Esox lucius isolate fEsoLuc1 chromosome 3, fEsoLuc1.pri, whole genome shotgun sequence DNA encodes the following proteins:
- the LOC117594263 gene encoding uncharacterized protein LOC117594263 codes for MNKAWRDRTGAEEEYKERSDKNQTVAQVNLNKENQALNMTKMDLETKLMLTNSNQKGNQRQRWNWERAIYGTRIGKDDRHFTCPHCKAAVRGGGGHIGATLEMFMLEGAQPKKSLAVTEDRDLRDQRSWIRSPEVQSSRTLSRQEELFYHQRGYDIKTHVSNNGNKQPLGGRNNYLPEQRNKPSHTNLKDDMVDNQPSNKDVQTEHAGALPNYQTQTVSCVNCQRTYEYGQPGYELRDESYRVHAKRTAVYEGFPKQNPLTGLKTERNSNENQNNMDMYGIHSAREQRSVIFDMERSEVNVIDVQNIKHERKGTCDRIKGSRKMEYCAKHMLNLDITGRSVRSKDHSKRHKKHLQFNSLLKVKLNLHPFKKSKIHLQKNSPDEVEQCDDREQTIFKTPKQPKNTSKHVKSKSNSQHESTEGMETSKNVCSTHKHKAKQTSHSFEKSLQSSKNKLTSKPIDTNGVVEGNLEEENSVQPKNKESYKQKKTTSKSKHQERLGGDHPKKSRPAEDEKTDLSQKITGGETKESSGASPSSNLSAYQSKSKESVGSSVQQVEQYTNQQGQTPITEEEHPCNLGDGVTLQRTLSYPQQSTALPLAEMESTSNFSNFPGQEVKSTVSQNTSAPYTAYGGNSQIQCLSKHGSLVQLPLLTNIPHRFPTYTGNAKSLSVNQHTQPLSQTVSGNINQGAMISSDLDQFPAPQLVGAFTQLAQGPGSFNGQNISHLFQGPGSLNGDNLSNKNSMNPILHEILASAEGSPRKIRLVIPENTTNRPTSALEKKIR; via the exons ATGAACAAGGCCTGGAGAGACAGGACTGGAGCTGAAGAAGAATACAAAGAGAGGTCAGATAAAAACCAAACTGTCGCCCAAGTGAATTTGAACAAGGAGAACCAGGCCCTAAATATGACTAAAATGGATTTGGAAACCAAGCTAATGCTTACCAATAGCAACCAGAAGGGCAACCAACGTCAACGCTGGAACTGGGAGAGGGCAATATATGGCACAAGGATTGGTAAAGACGACAGACATTTCACATGTCCCCACTGTAAGGCCGCAGTCAGGGGAGGTGGTGGACACATAGGGGCAACCCTGGAAATGTTCATGCTGGAAGGAGCCCAGCCCAAAAAGAGTCTGGCCGTGACAGAAGATAGAG ATCTACGAGATCAAAGGTCATGGATCAGGTCACCGGAGGTTCAGAGTAGCCGCACACTCAGTCGCCAGGAGGAGTTATTCTATCACCAGCGCGGTTACGATATTAAAACTCATGTCAGTAATAATGGCAACAAACAGCCATTAGGAGGCAGAAATAACTATTTACCTGAACAGAGAAACAAGCCTTCACATACCAATCTAAAAGATGATATGGTAGACAATCAACCCTCAAATAAGGACGTCCAAACAGAGCATGCAGGAGCATTGCCTAATTATCAAACCCAAACTGTCAGTTGTGTTAACTGTCAGAGAACCTATGAGTATGGACAGCCAGGGTATGAATTAAGGGATGAATCATATAGAGTTCATGCAAAAAGGACTGCTGTGTATGAAGGATTCCCCAAACAGAACCCACTGACAGGGCTAAAGACTGAAAGAAACTCAAATGAAAACCAGAATAACATGGACATGTATGGCATACATAGTGCCAGAGAGCAGAGGAGTGTGATCTTTGACATGGAAAGGTCTGAAGTAAATGTCATtgatgtacaaaatattaaacatGAAAGGAAAGGCACATGTGACAGAATAAAAGGTTCCAGAAAGATGGAATATTGTGCCAAGCACATGCTGAACTTAGACATCACTGGAAGATCTGTGAGGAGTAAAGACCACTCCAAAAggcataaaaaacatttacagtttaATAGTTTACTGAAAGTCAAACTGAACCTTCACCCTTTTAAGAAAAGCAAGATTCACCTCCAAAAAAACAGTCCAGATGAAGTAGAACAGTGCGACGATAGAGAACAAACCATTTTCAAGACCCCAAAACAACCAAAGAACACAAGTAAACATGTTAAAAGCAAAAGTAACAGTCAGCATGAATCTACAGAAGGAATGGAAACATCCAAGAATGTATGCTCTACTCATAAACACAAAGCCAAGCAGACATCTCATAGCTTTGAGAAATCCCTTCAGTCATCCAAAAACAAATTGACCAGCAAGCCCATAGACACCAACGGCGTTGTTGAAGGTAATTTAGAAGAAGAAAATTCTGTGCAACCAAAAAACAAGGAAtcatacaaacagaaaaaaactactTCAAAATCAAAACACCAGGAAAGATTGGGTGGTGACCATCCCAAGAAGAGTAGACCTGCTGAAGATGAGAAGACTGACCTCTCACAAAAAATAACTGGAGGAGAAACCAAAGAATCTAGTGGAGCATCTCCATCAAGTAATTTGAGTGCATACCAGTCAAAATCCAAAGAATCTGTAGGGAGTTCAGTTCAGCAGGTGGAACAGTACACAAATCAACAGGGCCAAACACCGATCACTGAGGAAGAACACCCCTGTAACCTAGGTGATGGTGTAACTCTACAGAGGACACTGAGTTATCCACAACAGTCAACTGCACTACCCCTCGCAGAAATGGAAAGTACTTCCAATTTCAGTAACTTTCCTGGTCAAGAAGTAAAATCTACAGTATCACAAAATACTTCTGCTCCTTATACCGCTTATGGTGGCAACTCACAGATTCAATGCCTAAGCAAACATGGTAGTTTAGTCCAGCTACCTTTACTAACTAACATCCCACACAGATTCCCAACATATACAGGCAATGCAAAAAGCTTGTCTGTaaatcaacacacacagccattgtcACAGACAGTTTCAGGCAACATTAACCAAGGGGCCATGATTAGCTCTGACCTAGACCAGTTTCCCGCACCCCAGTTGGTTGGAGCATTCACTCAGCTTGCCCAGGGTCCTGGATCATTTAATGGGCAGAATATCTCTCATCTTTTCCAGGGTCCTGGATCCCTAAATGGAGATAATTTGTCCAACAAGAACAGTATGAACCCCATTCTGCATGAGATCCTGGCCTCAGCAGAAGGCTCACCTAGGAAGATCAGACTGGTGATACCTGAGAATACCACTAACAGGCCAACATCTGCCCTGGAGAAGAAAATCAGATAA
- the lrrc53 gene encoding leucine-rich repeat-containing protein 53, with product MRSILMLMLSITHTQSLSSCPASCVVCSDEAVICHKLSNIIAAPVTTKALMLTDGTIVSIDHHFLSIMSNITVLSFSHNTIATITYDAFWNLTVLHTLLLDHNLLSSQALGGSTFSWLQRLVILHLGNNALGEINGSWFQATGALRTLQLEGNRLTGLDAGTFASADLQGLETLDLSDNLIAYLGKDSFRGLPQLRSLDLSRNQLQSAPPEAFVYLSFLSNLNLELNKWSCTCELRDLASFLNKYTEAPQKVLFNGRKIVCVSADNPAVTTLLELTEANCVSPNHNITVMIKANASISTQRYTRDLALAAVFCFAGKYHNVCLLMPL from the exons ATGAGAA GTATTCTGATGCTGATGCTgtcaatcacacacacccagagcCTCTCCTCATGTCCCGCCTCTTGTGTGGTGTGTTCTGATGAGGCGGTCATCTGTCACAAGCTCTCCAATATTATAG CGGCACCAGTAACTACCAAGGCACTCATGCTGACTGATGGCACCATTGTGTCCATTGACCACCATTTCCTGTCCATCATGTCCAACATTACTGTGCTGTCCTTCAGCCACAACACAATCGCCACCATCACCTACGATGCCTTCTGGAACCTTACCGTCCTCCATACCCTCCTCCTGGATCACAACCTCCTCTCTAGCCAGGCCCTGGGTGGCTCAACCTTTTCCTGGCTGCAGAGGCTAGTGATTCTCCATCTGGGGAATAATGCCCTAGGGGAGATCAACGGCTCCTGGTTCCAGGCCACAGGTGCCTTGCGGACGCTGCAGCTGGAAGGGAACCGCCTTACCGGGCTGGACGCTGGCACATTTGCCTCAGCTGATCTCCAGGGGCTTGAAACCCTGGATCTGTCTGATAATTTAATCGCATACCTGGGCAAGGATAGCTTCAGAGGCCTGCCTCAGCTACGTAGTCTGGATCTCTCCAGGAATCAGCTCCAGAGCGCCCCACCAGAGGCATttgtgtatttgtcatttctgtcTAATCTCAACCTGGAGCTCAACAAGTGGAGTTGCACGTGTGAGCTGAGAGACCTGGCGTCTTTCCTCAACAAATATACGGAGGCCCCGCAAAAG GTCCTGTTCAATGGGCGTAAGatcgtgtgtgtgagtgcagaCAACCCGGCAGTGACGACATTACTGGAGCTGACAGAGGCCAACTGTGTCTCGCCCAATCACAACATCACAGTGATGATTAAGGCCAATGCCTCCATCTCTACTCAGCGCTACACCAGAGACCTGGCTTTGGCTGCAGTCTTTTGCTTTGCTGGCAAGTACCACAATGTCTGTCTTCTAATGCCACTTTAA